The Dokdonia donghaensis DSW-1 DNA window CTACGCAAAGACTGACAACTTTATCACCTTAAAAGGAGGGGGTTCTAGTAATATCAAAAAAGACCAAGGTGTGATTACGAGCCAAGGTATTGTAGGTATAATAGATAATACATCATCAAGTTATAGTACAGTGCTGTCTATACTTAATTCCAACTTTACTACGCAAGTAAAATTAAAAGGCTCTGAACATTTTGGGACACTACAATGGGATGGTAAAAGCCCTAATGTCGTTCAAGTAATAGATATGCAACAGCAGGCACCTGTTACAAAAGGAGATACGATTGAGACGAGTGGGAAATCGGCAATTTTCCCGAAAGGGATACCTGTAGGTGTGGTACAAGATTACACGCTAGATAGTAGTAAAAACTTTTACACACTATCTGTAAAGCTTATGAATGATATGACCAGCCTAGGTCACGTTTATGTTATAGAAAACAAGGCAAGGGTAGAGATTGAACAATTAGAAAACGAGAACTATGAAGAATAATGTTCTCAAAAATATCGTGCGCTTTGTAGCGCTTATGTTTGTGCAAATCTACTTGTTTAATCACATAAACTTTTTGGGCTACATTAATCCGTATCCATATGTGTTGTTCCTTTTAGTATTCCCGTTTACTGCAAATAGGTCTCTATACATATTTATAGCATTTTTAACGGGTCTCACTATGGATATGTTTGGAAACAGTGGTGGTATACACGCTGCGGCTTGTTTATTTCTTGCATATTTAAGACCTCTCACATTACGATTTGCTTTTGGGGTGAGTTATGAATATAATGCCATTAAGCTATCTAAAGTGAGTTTATACGGCCGTTTTGTCTATATATCCATATTGGTTTTTACGCATCATCTTGTTTTATTTTTACTTGAAGTTTTTAACATAAGTAACATACTCTACACCCTAAACAAAACGTTAGTCACTAGTATCTTTACAATCATACTTTGTATTGTATTTAATATCCTTTTCAGCCGACGTATTGAATGAGAAAAGCCTTATTACTTTTTATTGTATTAACGACTGGT harbors:
- the mreC gene encoding rod shape-determining protein MreC, whose product is MQQIINFLIRNKNFLLFAFLLMLSLVFTIQSHSYHRSKFVNSANWFTGGIYGSVSSVQDYFNLKTYNQQLLEENARLRTIVSATKTGNESIDPLTAANSPIPADSTVQYAYNPAKVINNNYAKTDNFITLKGGGSSNIKKDQGVITSQGIVGIIDNTSSSYSTVLSILNSNFTTQVKLKGSEHFGTLQWDGKSPNVVQVIDMQQQAPVTKGDTIETSGKSAIFPKGIPVGVVQDYTLDSSKNFYTLSVKLMNDMTSLGHVYVIENKARVEIEQLENENYEE